The nucleotide sequence TACCGGAGTTTCCGCTACGGCTTCTCCGCCCTTAGCACCTACTCCAAGATAAACTAAAATAGCATCTATATCTGCATCGGATAACTGCGTGAAAGGTGGCATAACCATTTCATTAAACTCTTTAAATATTTGTACAGCATCAGCATTTCCACTATTAATAAAAGCTTGCGAATCTTTAATCCATTCTTTTAGCCATTCTTTGTCCCTTTTATCGCCTATATTTAATAAGCCGGGACCTACAGTTTTAACATCAGATACTTGATGACAAGCTGTACAATGCTGCTTATATAACTGCTCTCCGTCTTGAGCAATTAATGCCGTACTGATAAATAATAAAAATAAAATTGTTAAGGATAATTTGTAGTCTTTCATTTTCAATGCCTAATTTCAGCATCAAAGTAACGACTTCTAAAACGGGTAATTTATGATTTATATCATATTTATGACATTATTCTAATAATTTGTGAAGTTTCTTCATATCTAATATGAAAATATCTTTATTGTCAATTTCAATTATGCCGTTTTTATTAAAAGTACTTAGTACTCTAACCACACTTTCATAAGTACACCCTGTTAAATTAGAAATATCTTTTCTTGAAATGGTAAAACTTAATTTGTTTTCAATTTCTTCATCAAAACCAAAGGCGTCATAATTCATTATTAAGGCTAATGCTACTTGCTGATTTACTTTTAATGAAGTAAAATATTTAATTTGATTTTCTGACCGTTTTAATTCATCAGCAAAAAACAGCAATACTTGATAGCAAAACTCATTATTGGCTTTAAGTACGTTTTTAAATATTTCTATGGGAATTTGTTTTACCTCTGTATCTATTAATGCCATTGCAGAAATAGAATAAGTCATTTCTACGCCTAAACCTCTGTGCCCTACTATTTGCCCGTCTGTAGCAAATCTTATTATTCTTTCTATCTTATCTGAATGAGTATTAAAAACTTTAATTTTTCCTGTACTTATTATACCAATATTTTCTACTAAATCAGCTTCTTTAATAATGTATTCGCCCTTCTTATACAGCTTTGTTGTTTGATAATGCTTAATTAAAGATTTCCATTCTTCAGTACAATATTCTTCTACTAATCTATTAAAATGATTTTTAGATTCGTGGGTAATAAACCAATTCTTAATATTCATTCTCTATTTATTTTGAAAAAATTGATAGCTCTAATTAGGTATAAATCGTTTACAAAAATAAAGTTTTTCAATGAAAATGAATTGATTTGGGTTTTGTAATAATTTTAATGGTTGAGGTTTTACACTATCCTCCTATAGAAACCATACTTCTATTTTTTTGGTTTCTCTTGGTATTTTTTAACTCTGCTGTAGTAGCCATACCCGCACGTATTTCTTTTTTAGCACCTATGCTTCTTTCTATTAAAGGCAATATATCTTCACCATTTCTATAAGCGATAAGCAAATCTGACTCAGTAGAAGAGAAAAGACAATTTTTTAATTTACCATCTGCCGTTAATCTAATTCTATTGCATGTACCGCAAAATGGCTGGGTTACCGAATTTATAAAGGCAAAAGTGCCTTCAAAATTTTTTATTTTATAATTTACCGAGGTATCGTTTGGTCTATCATTTATTCGCACAATGTGCTCTAAAGAAAATTTATTTTCAACCGCTTCCATCAATTTTTTATATGGAACAATTTTTTTCCACTCCCATTTATTGCCGTTAAATGGCATAAACTCAATAAACCGCACATGCAAAGGTTTATGTTGCGTCCATGCTATAAAATCAATTATTTCATCATCATTAATCCCGTTCATTACCACCGTATTTACCTTTACTTCAAAGCCTTCTTTTAATAACAAATTGATATTATCCACAACTTTGTCAAATACAGAAAAACGCGTTATGGTTTTAAATTTATCGGGATTTAGCGAATCTAAACTGACGTTGATTTTTTTAATATTATTTTCTTTAAGAACAGCAATGTGTTTATGCAAATTAACGCCATTGGTAGTTATTCTTAAATCTACCGGCAATTTTGCTAATTCTTCTAAAATCAAATCAACATCTCTTCTATAAAAAGGTTCGCCACCTGTTAGCCTTATCTTGTTAACTCCTTTGCTCACAAATATTTTAGAAATACCAATAATCTCTTCAAAGGTCATTATTTCAGATTTATTGCATATTTCAATTCCTTCTTCGGGCATACAATAAAAGCAACGCAAATTACATCTATCTGTCAATGATATTCGCAGATAATCATGTTTTCTGCCAAATCCGTCTGTCAATTCGTTATGCATATTTGTGTGCATTTATTAATTCTTATTTAATAAGAGAAATTGTAAATAAAACAATACTTTATGCTAATTTTTTAAATTCATTTTTTGAAATTAACTTGTGTGCCAAAGGAAATAATGTGTGGTCTTCTTTAAAAATATGAAGCTTTAGTTGCTCTATAAATTCTACCGCTGTATGGTATGCTAAATCGCAAATAACAGCTCTTGAAGCTGGGTCCGGTATTCTGGCGGCAAGCCCTAACATATTAAATATTAAACTGGCTGACTGAATAAAAGAAACATGCTCATCTTCCATAAGGTCAACGGCTGTATGTGGATTATCTTCATCTGTATTATGCTCGCCAGATGCTAATAATTTCTCTTTCAATATTGGAAAAATAGTTTGTTCTTCTCTCCTATTCTGATCAATTATTTTATCGTCAAAAAAAGTAAAAAAACCACCTGCCACATCACTTATATGCTGGGTTAAATTATAATTACTATTTTTAAACTCTATCATTACCTGCTCAAATAACTCTAATTCTTTTAAGGTTTTATCATGTTCTTTAATGTAAGTTTGTAATAGTGGATTCATATCACTTACTTTCACATCATTTAAGGTGTAATTTAAGTCATAAGCATCAGGAGGATCCATTGGAGAATACTCTTCTTTATCTAATACTTTCTCAACTTTTTTAGTTATTTTCTCTTTGCTACCTTTTAAAGGCTCTACTAATCTTTTTCCTGTATTTCTATCTATTATTTTCATGCTAAAGTTATTTGTAAAGAATTATTTTTTATGATTTATATCACATTTTCAAAGTTACTCATTTTCTTCTGTATCTTTTTTAAATTTATGTTTAAAAAATGTGGGATTAACAATTAAAGACACATATCCCCAGTTATTAACAGCATTTTTATCTCCACCTTTTAAGTATTCCATACTTTGAGAAGCTATTAATTGAGAATAACCTAATTTTAGTGCCGCCCATTTAGTAATATTATATCCACCGTATAAATCTATTTCAGTTCCTAAGTATGGCTTAGCGGCAGTACCCGCAAAACTGCTTGGGTCTTGCATTTTATTTCCTGTAAAAAAGAAATGGAAATCTCCTCCAACACTAAATTTATTGGGATTGTATTTTATTTTCAAGCATAAATCTTGAAGTCCTACATTGCTTATGTGGTTTCCTACGTAAAAATAATCCATGAAACCATTAAAAGCATGGTTAGTACCAAACATAGGATTAAATGAGTGGTTGGTTCTATAATAAGATGGATCTGTTTTAGTTTGACTTGTTCCTGAAATATATTCATAAACTAAATGTACACTTCCGTTTTTTATAAACTTGTAAGAAAAATCTGCACTGGCTAAATAACCAAACATTTTTAATGGTTTTTTAACTACGGCTGTTCTTCCCGTTTGGGCATAAGCGTTAAGTACCAGTCCAAACTTTGACTTATTATAAGAAATATGTGTTCCGAATATTTGTGTAAATCGCACTTTATGTATATCCTGCCCTACCAAATTTGTATCACTTGCTTGCACGCCTACATTTAATGCTAATAAACTAACTTCTAAATTTTTCTTTTCAAAATCTTTATGAATCCATAGCGATTGAAATGTTTTATAGCTATTACCCACAGTATAAACTGTACCAATAAATTTTTGAGAATCTTGATTATAGGCAAAACCAAGTTGAATTTCTGCTTTAGACTTATCTCTATATTTAAAA is from Chitinophagales bacterium and encodes:
- a CDS encoding Crp/Fnr family transcriptional regulator — translated: MNIKNWFITHESKNHFNRLVEEYCTEEWKSLIKHYQTTKLYKKGEYIIKEADLVENIGIISTGKIKVFNTHSDKIERIIRFATDGQIVGHRGLGVEMTYSISAMALIDTEVKQIPIEIFKNVLKANNEFCYQVLLFFADELKRSENQIKYFTSLKVNQQVALALIMNYDAFGFDEEIENKLSFTISRKDISNLTGCTYESVVRVLSTFNKNGIIEIDNKDIFILDMKKLHKLLE
- the moaA gene encoding GTP 3',8-cyclase MoaA; this translates as MHTNMHNELTDGFGRKHDYLRISLTDRCNLRCFYCMPEEGIEICNKSEIMTFEEIIGISKIFVSKGVNKIRLTGGEPFYRRDVDLILEELAKLPVDLRITTNGVNLHKHIAVLKENNIKKINVSLDSLNPDKFKTITRFSVFDKVVDNINLLLKEGFEVKVNTVVMNGINDDEIIDFIAWTQHKPLHVRFIEFMPFNGNKWEWKKIVPYKKLMEAVENKFSLEHIVRINDRPNDTSVNYKIKNFEGTFAFINSVTQPFCGTCNRIRLTADGKLKNCLFSSTESDLLIAYRNGEDILPLIERSIGAKKEIRAGMATTAELKNTKRNQKNRSMVSIGG
- a CDS encoding hemerythrin domain-containing protein; the protein is MKIIDRNTGKRLVEPLKGSKEKITKKVEKVLDKEEYSPMDPPDAYDLNYTLNDVKVSDMNPLLQTYIKEHDKTLKELELFEQVMIEFKNSNYNLTQHISDVAGGFFTFFDDKIIDQNRREEQTIFPILKEKLLASGEHNTDEDNPHTAVDLMEDEHVSFIQSASLIFNMLGLAARIPDPASRAVICDLAYHTAVEFIEQLKLHIFKEDHTLFPLAHKLISKNEFKKLA
- a CDS encoding alginate export family protein, which encodes MKNKIKYLLLLAFIATSSGAFSQVFTVSGELRPRAEYYHGYKTLASKGQKSAFSISQRTRLNLAFEMDKWFSTYISLQDVRTWGSQSQLVANEANGVSLHEAWGEIYMGKKKMGAVKFGRQEIIYDDHRIFGNVGWVQQARSHDAVIFKYRDKSKAEIQLGFAYNQDSQKFIGTVYTVGNSYKTFQSLWIHKDFEKKNLEVSLLALNVGVQASDTNLVGQDIHKVRFTQIFGTHISYNKSKFGLVLNAYAQTGRTAVVKKPLKMFGYLASADFSYKFIKNGSVHLVYEYISGTSQTKTDPSYYRTNHSFNPMFGTNHAFNGFMDYFYVGNHISNVGLQDLCLKIKYNPNKFSVGGDFHFFFTGNKMQDPSSFAGTAAKPYLGTEIDLYGGYNITKWAALKLGYSQLIASQSMEYLKGGDKNAVNNWGYVSLIVNPTFFKHKFKKDTEENE